The Oryzias melastigma strain HK-1 unplaced genomic scaffold, ASM292280v2 sc00890, whole genome shotgun sequence nucleotide sequence TCTCTGGTCCTCCACGATAACCTCATTAACCTTGACACAGAGATGGTCAATCCCTCTGTATTTAGGCAAGTTCTGGACTTCATCTACACTGGAAAACTCCTGTCCTCGTCAGACCAGAGCAGTGATCAGAATTTCAGTGCCCTTTTGACTGCAGCCAGCTACCTCCAGCTCCATGATCTTGCAGCTCTGTGCAGAAAGAAGCTTAAGCGCAGTGGGGGGAAACCTTTGCCAGGCAAGCCCTCTACTCCGGGTCCTATTAGCCGCTTACGCCTCAATAACCAGCGCCTTTCCTCTTCTACCCCTGCTGGCCCAAATAACCACTATCCCTCCACGCCTTCGGATGCCGACCAGCAGCAGCCAGATGAAGGCCTTCGGGACAAGCTCTCAGATGATGAAATGTTTGTTGGCAGTTCTGGAAAGAATGGGGGTAATGGCAGCAGTAATGGTAATCTAAGCAGCGGAGCAAGTGCTGGAGAGCCAGATCTTGGACTAGACCTTTCCAAGAAGAGCCCTCACTCTGCAGGAACAGCCACTGATGCCCTCAGCCCTCATAGCAACTCCCAAGAATCCCCTCAATCTGCCTCAGTGTCCACAACCAACAGTGCCTCACTGGATGACTCCTCAACCCCCCTACCAGGTGTAGACACATGCACCTCAGAACACATGGACCATTCCTCCTCTAAAACCTCAGAGGAGCCTCCAAACCAATCTGATGGCCCACCACCCAGCAAAAAAACAAGGCAGGGTGCCCGCAAGAACGAATGGCCTAAGAAGGAAGTATCAGGGTTGAAATCTGAAGATCATGACAGGCCTCTGGTCAATGGGGTGATTGTCGGTCCTAAAGACGGGCGGTCCTCCACAATTGGAGGAGGGAATGGTAGCAGCTTTACTACAGACCAATCCTTCCAGTGTAAAGATGATGAAGAAGTGGGAGAGAATGGTCAGGACCACAGTGAAGAAAGCGGGCAAAGCGATGGAGAGAGTgcaggaggcagaggaggagcaggagggggACACCAAAGCGCTAACTATGTGTACCGACAAGAAGGTTTTGAGCCAGCATTCGGGGACAACCTCTACGTGTGCATTCCCTGTGGTAAGGGCTTTCCCAGTTCAGAGCAGCTAAATGCTCACGTGGAGACGCACACAGAGGATGAGCTATATATCAAAGAAGAAGGGGGAACCTTtgtaaaagaagaagatgaggaggaagcaGAGGACCTCTCAGCACCTGTTGGTCCCTCCAGCTTTGGCTCAGAAACTCGTCCATTCAAGTGTACCGTCTGCAGCAAGAGCTACAAAGACCCTGCAACGCTGAGGCAACACGAAAAAAGCCACTGGCTAACCAGGCCCTTCCCCTGCAACATCTGCGGCAAAATGTTCACTCAGAGGGGAACCATGACACGCCACATGCGCAGCCACCTAGGCCTCAAGCCGTTCGCATGTGAGGAGTGTGGCATGCGCTTCACACGCCAGTACCGCCTGACGGAGCACATGCGCGTTCACTCTGGGGAGAAGCCGTATGAATGCCAGCTATGTGGTGGGAAGTTTACCCAGCAGCGCAACCTCATCAGTCACCTGAGAATGCACACCTCGCCCACTTAGAAATGCATAAAGCCAAAGAACTCTGGGAatagaaaacaaaggaaacatttCTCTACCCTTTTTTCCATCTCAAAAGCAAAGAAATGCACACATTCACAGGCAGACATGCATAGTTCTACATAATAATTCCAGTTTACGATGCCCTGGCTGAGTGAATGATGTAGCCACTGGCCACAGTGCTCTCTTGTTGATGGTGAGATCTTGTTATAATGCAAGGATCAAGTCATCATTTCTGTCAAGTGACGTCTGCTCGCCTCTCAGGAGTTCTAGTGGGACGATTCAACGTCGTCTCTCTCCAAAGTCACAAAGCCATGGTGGAGTGGCTTGACTTCTGGTCTGTTAAATGTGAATGTGGGTACTGATATAATGTCAAACCCCCCCTTACCTCATACCCCTCGGCAGCCTTTCGCTTttaagtctttttgtttttccatttggtcCTCAAACAGTTTGACTCCCACCTGTACACCAGAGctattttgaccaaaaaccaCAAACCAAACAACGCTGGCAATAATTaagctttcttttttgtttttccctttttgaaccTCGACAGCTTTATATCTATTGTTTAGTTGGTGGTCAATATCTGTTTGAAAGAAGAGGGGTACCTGAGTTTGGGACCATCTCcatgctttaattaaaaaaaaaagggttctCATGGAAAGGcgtgtttgttttcacaaatACTCTAAACCCTCTACGGCTGTTATAGTTGATGTAGAGGAGATTTTTATGGTTTTGCCTGTTGGCGCCCCAGGAATGAACCCTGGCTGCAAAGATGAACCCTTTGAGGTACTCGTTTTACCTTG carries:
- the hic2 gene encoding hypermethylated in cancer 2 protein; the encoded protein is MELPNHAKQLLLQLNQQRAKGFLCDVIIVVENALFRAHKNILAASSIYFKSLVLHDNLINLDTEMVNPSVFRQVLDFIYTGKLLSSSDQSSDQNFSALLTAASYLQLHDLAALCRKKLKRSGGKPLPGKPSTPGPISRLRLNNQRLSSSTPAGPNNHYPSTPSDADQQQPDEGLRDKLSDDEMFVGSSGKNGGNGSSNGNLSSGASAGEPDLGLDLSKKSPHSAGTATDALSPHSNSQESPQSASVSTTNSASLDDSSTPLPGVDTCTSEHMDHSSSKTSEEPPNQSDGPPPSKKTRQGARKNEWPKKEVSGLKSEDHDRPLVNGVIVGPKDGRSSTIGGGNGSSFTTDQSFQCKDDEEVGENGQDHSEESGQSDGESAGGRGGAGGGHQSANYVYRQEGFEPAFGDNLYVCIPCGKGFPSSEQLNAHVETHTEDELYIKEEGGTFVKEEDEEEAEDLSAPVGPSSFGSETRPFKCTVCSKSYKDPATLRQHEKSHWLTRPFPCNICGKMFTQRGTMTRHMRSHLGLKPFACEECGMRFTRQYRLTEHMRVHSGEKPYECQLCGGKFTQQRNLISHLRMHTSPT